Genomic segment of Arachis hypogaea cultivar Tifrunner chromosome 16, arahy.Tifrunner.gnm2.J5K5, whole genome shotgun sequence:
TGGACACCTTACCTTAAAATGAGAATCCAGAGAATAAAAAATCAAGTAGAATCTGTTTTTCCAGGTAAAAACTTTTCCAAATGGCTAAAATAATACTGCACAGGTGATACAGACAACTTCAAACTTTGCACTGATAGTTCATAAAATAAGTCTTCTGAACCTGTTTGGCACAGCTAGATGTGTCACTTAAACTGTAATATTGGGACACATTAGATACACCAGAACACAGCACCAAATAAAAAGAACTAAAAAGGAGGGCAAAGAGAGAGAAATACAGAACTTTGTACCATGCTCATACCAGAAAAGATGCTAGCAATCATACCAGATTACATAAATCTTCTCATGACATTCACATTGAGGGAAAACTTTTGGTTTTGGGAATCAGTTACTTGGCATTGTTACCTAAGTCTTCACTGCTATTATCTCTGGATTCAACACAAGGTGTCAATGGGGGAAAGGAAGGAACAGATTTCAGTATAAATTTCCTGCCAGTTCTGAAGCCTCCAGAGGAGCTTGAACCAAGTCCGCGTAGACGACTATGGGGAGGAGAAACTTGCTTCTGGTTTGGGGAATTTGCTTTCACAGACTTGGTGGGTGTTAAACCTTCCTTCAATACATCTGGTGTTTCATCTTCCATTATGTCGAAGAGTCTGCTTTCAGAATCAAGAGACTGAAGGTGTTTTACACCTAATCTAGCCCTTGGGGTATTTGGTGAACCACGCCAACGAAGAGAGCTCCCGGATATTAGGCGAATGCGTCCTTGTGATTGGGATAGAGGAATGTTTCCGCACTCCTTTGTACTAGATGTGAACAGTGAAGCACTTGACATTGATTCAGGATTTGACAAGGGAGTATCCTGAAGTATGTTAGCAACCAAATCACATGGTGATGATTGATCCATTACATCGCTGCAATCCACTTGCCAATCATAGGAAGCAGTTTCCAACATCTCATCTGTTTCCAGGTTTGCAAGAACACTCTGCGAGTTCTCCAGAGACTTGTTATAATTTGCACTTGAGGGAAGCATATCAACATTAGTTTCAGAGGAGGGTAGATGCTGTCCAGAATGAAGTCCGAATTTTGCAGCCTCCTTTCCTTGGCTGAACAAATGGACAGGGCCAATGAAAAAACAAAGTAAAAACATCAGGAAGTATGTAATCAGTATTGTAAATTCCTATCCTATAAAATATGCAAAAGGATTTGTGGTGAAAGCAAGTCTTACTCAGAGCATTGCAATGATGGCGTTATAGGTGAGACATGGAACAAATCTGACTTGCTTGCCACCATTTCCAGTTTGTTGAGAAAAGCACCATctggttcattttcaatcctGCTACCCATCCTTTCTTTATTGAAAACATGATCCCTTGCAACATAATCTGCAGTTTTAAAACCAAAAAAGGATGTGCATCACATGGTCTTTCACTATTAAGCACATTGGGCTCAATTTCATATTCTCCTGAATCAATTCCATATCAGTGGGGATGAGGGGGggaaaacaaaatttgaaaaaaagaaagaaaccatGCTACCAAAACTTTTGAATATCATTTCATAGCATTCTACTTACTATTACTACTAGTGGATTAGGCACCATGCCTATCAATCCACAATATCTTCGTTTGTGTTAAttataaaatttctatttttttgtttgtttatcatATATTGTAATCTTTATTCTTTATTCTAACTTCTCATAACTTCTagtgatttatttttttatattaaaaacacTTCTAACTGCCATACcttgtaattattttgaaaataCATTGAGGACGAAATTTGAAATGAATTGTGATAATGGAAGTTTGTTTGTCTCAACCCCTTTATACAGTAGAGATTACACAAAAGCATACATTGTGATGTATTAAGAATTGAGAAAAGTTTATTCATAATATAAACTCTAACCTTCTTTTGTGCCATAAACATTCTTACATCCCTCACATCGGCATCCGCTAGAGCATCCGACACCAgccttttttaaatataaaattaaatattagtaGATATGGGAGAGGAAACTGGTGTGGAATTATTATGTTATAATGTATATGCAACCTGATAACATTCACAATATTTTTTCTGACACATTGACCTTTTGCAATTGCAACCTCTTTTGTGCCTGGCTGATGAAGGTGTCATCAGAATTGCATCCTCCTGCAACGGCACATTAATCAATCAATTCATTGCTGAAATCAAAAGACAACTACAAAAGTGAAACACAGTACACAAAGATTTTGTACCATATTATTTGATGGACGATCAGTGGATTGAGGGACAATCTTGGGAAGAAATGCAAGAGGATTACGGGATTCAATTTGTTTCCTTGTTTCAATAACTTTATTTTCATACTCTGGTCTATTCAAGCAGCTTTGGCAAGAACAATCATCAGCGCAATAGATTCCAGCAGCAAAACAATCACAATAACTGCAAACCGATCAAATCAGAATATACAGCTACTGCATCCTGAGATATGCCAAAGCAAATATAGAAATTTACTTACAGTTTCAAACATTTACTCTTTTTACAGTTGCACCTTTTACAGCCATTatcatcattgttgcttgatGCTCTCTTCCTAAACAAATGAATTAAGTAAccaaattcaaatacaaaatatttatgtGTGCACATCTGTGTGTGAgatacaagaaagaaaataaaaagttaaaaactgaCTTTTTCTTGCTCGGGCTAGGTTGCTTTGATTCCTCAGGATATCCGTCACCTGTAGGGCTTAGTTTCCTCTTATCATGGAGACTTTCAGGACATATAGCAACAGGTTCTGTAGGGCTATGAGACCCAGAAATGAAAGAATCTACAGGTAGTGAGGAAATGTTGGCTTGGCTCTCATTTccactatcaattaatgattgcCCATCTATATTTGATGAAGTTAGGCGTCCCTTCATGTTCTCCACTTTATTTATACTAATCAATGCAGATTTCTTCCCTTGTAAACAATCTGATGATCTAATACCTGTAGTTGCAGCACAACCAGGAGGCATAGCATTTACAATGCTATTTAAATGCAATCCAATGCCTGATGGCTTGGGACATGTCACAGTTGAGTTTCCACTACATCTTTGAGGAAACAAGGAAGAAGTGCCAGGTTCAGACAGCTTGaccatttttattttgattggaGCTGCATTTGATTTCATACAAGATTTATCACTTCCACGAGCATTAGATGCAGCCTCCTCAAATTGTAGACACCGTCTACGAAGGCCATGATGCTTTAGAGTAACCTGCATTGACGTTTGACGGTAATAATTATTATAGACTAGAACAAaacccaaaagaaaagaagaaaaagtgcaAGTTCATGAGAATCAAACTGCAACTTTTTGTGCTAAGAATTTTCTACGATAGATAAATCACTTGTCAAGTGTTCTAATGCAACCTAGGCCACAGTAGTATCACCCCACATGACTAAAACCTATTAAAAGCAAGCAAATGGTTAAGAGTTCTCAATATTTTGTACGCTCAAAGATAGATAAAGAAAATGCTTACCCAAAACTCAAGAGTACCCTAAAACATAACGTGAGATCTCACTTGGACTTCTACAATTTAATCCAAACCATTCACAAAATTTTCAGAGTTCCAACACAGGTACCGACTAATAAGCACAAAAGCAAAAAATGGGATATTTTTTTAGTTACCCATCTGCCACAGAGATATGGAGATATGGAGATATGAAGTATACCACTGCTGCTAATTTCCTTAAAATAAATCCTGCCATGATGCATGCAAAGTTTCATAAACAAACCAGATGGCAAAGCACAAAATTTTCAAAGAGTGTCAATAAAGTACAAATCAGATATGAGACTGTGAAATGAACATAACATGAATAAGCAACAGATAGCGGGAAAGGAAAAGAAGTGTGAAATGacaaagaaaataaatagacaaaatcACACACAAGCTGCCTcaggaggattatgataaactATAAAAAAGAAGTTAGACAAATACCTCAGAAGCATCTTGTGACACGTTCTCAGCACCTACATGTGAGGTTGACACCATCTCATCGCAATCTTCCCAATCTTTAACATCCTGCAGATTCTGTTCGGGAAGCAACTGAGATGTACAGTCATTATCATCCTGCAGTTCATTTCCAGCACGCTGAATCTTAATACCTTGTGGATCAACAATAAAGTAACATACAAGAAAGACTAGAATGCATTAACATTAGCAGGGACTACATCAGCAAAAAGTAGGCTCTACCTTCATGCGCTTGTGCAAAGCCATTAAAACATCATTTTTCTCCCCTGTTACTTGATCATGCCCTTCAACATATGCTGGCCCTGTTTGAGCCTTATCAACTTTCTCTAACAAAATCAAAGGTTTATCTGCTTTATCACAAGGATCATCTTTGCTGTCAACTTCTGATATGCTTTTCTTTGATTGAGCTAAGTTACTCAGAGATGATTCAGTATCATTAGATTGTTTCTCATCTGGGTTGACAGAGTACATTTGATCAATATCCACAGGATCAACCAGATATTTATCAACAGATGGCGGCGGACTGCAGTGTTGGGTAGTTGCATCATTTTTGACATCAAAATCCTTCACAGTTTCAGTTATAAACTCCCCTGCAAGTGGCAGTTCAGCAGTTGATTTCGCAGAATCCCCAGGAGcttcaattaacttgcctctattgTCACTTTGAGATTCTGATCGACTTGATGACTGAGCACCTGAAGGTCTGATATGAACAAAATTGGTCAACAAACAGCAAATGCATTGCCAATAATGGCAACGAAAATGAGCACAGTTTAAGTCACAAACCTTTCCAATAAGTGTGTTTCACGGTGACAACTAATACGCGGTGATGTGAATACAAGAGGCGGAGAATTGAGTCCAACGAAGCCTTGTGCCACATGAGAAGCCTTGGCAGGTTGCTTTATAGGAGATAAGTTGTTTACAAACCTGAAAAAGGGTGATTCCTGGAATTGGAAAAGAACACAATTAATTTCTGTCGtactgaaaaagaaaatgaaataatccaacagagtccattaaattttaattaaattacttCAGACACATGTAGATATAAATTTATGCGCAAGGATCAGGACAAGGACCAAAGAGGCAAATACCAAGAATCCATATCTATGACACAAAGCACAATGTAATCGTATAGTAGTCCTTCAATGAATCCTGGTCTTGATGGTCTTATTACTAACACCATGGCCGAGGAAAAAGACCCTTCTAGAAAACATTTCATTTAGAATTTGAAAACCTTAAAATTCAGGTGTATGCaataatttattagaataacTGAACTCAAACCTAAAGaggtacaaaaaatataaaaatctactaaaaagcAGCAATGGTTTATAAACTACTAACTTGAGCACAGACAAGTAATCTGATGGCATAGCTAGTAGCAACAAAATGAACCAAAGAAAAAGGCATAATCAAAATTAAAAGCACCATCACATCATACTAATCAACCTAATTAACCTAAACTCCAAAAATATGCTTTGAATTATCCCTCACCAAAAGTCCAACTCACCCACTGGGAATTAGACCTTCAAAATACTAAAATTAGCCATGCCAATCACTTAGAAAATCAACAGAGAAAACCCTATAACTCGAGCCACCAACATTTCCAGCAAGTCAGAAACGATAATTTAGCACCCCCTAAATTCAGAGGGCTTCAAAGCCCTaattaaagagcagaaaataaaaattaaaaaagatgttGTAATTGTACTTGAGgtcaataacaaattaaaaagaaatgaCGAAATTAGGGAGTGAATTATACTTGAACTTGAGGGGAGTCATTGATGGCGACGGCATTGATTGTGGAGGCCGAAGAAGTTGCATTGTTCTTCGAAGGTTCTGGAGATTCCATGATCATACCAATAACAAAAtaacttcctcttcttcttcttcttcttcttcttcttcttacttgCTTTGACCCTCTCTACTCTCACTCTCACTGCATCATTGTTCTCTTTTTCTCTACAGAATAAAATCTCTGTTCTCCGCgattaatttgtttgttttttttattattatttttgttattattattattattattcgtgaAGACTTTATATCAGATTTTGTTTTTTGTGTGTGTGGAGCGTGAAATGCGACTGCCAAGTAACGTAAGTGTGCAAGGGCGGGCATTTAAAATGCGGGCGGGAATTCAACTCCATTCCTTCTTAGCTTCTTCTCATATTTGGGCCGGATCGGTCTGGGCCTCTTTAGGTTAGTccgagt
This window contains:
- the LOC112697468 gene encoding CRC domain-containing protein TSO1, yielding MIMESPEPSKNNATSSASTINAVAINDSPQVQESPFFRFVNNLSPIKQPAKASHVAQGFVGLNSPPLVFTSPRISCHRETHLLERPSGAQSSSRSESQSDNRGKLIEAPGDSAKSTAELPLAGEFITETVKDFDVKNDATTQHCSPPPSVDKYLVDPVDIDQMYSVNPDEKQSNDTESSLSNLAQSKKSISEVDSKDDPCDKADKPLILLEKVDKAQTGPAYVEGHDQVTGEKNDVLMALHKRMKDDNDCTSQLLPEQNLQDVKDWEDCDEMVSTSHVGAENVSQDASEVTLKHHGLRRRCLQFEEAASNARGSDKSCMKSNAAPIKIKMVKLSEPGTSSLFPQRCSGNSTVTCPKPSGIGLHLNSIVNAMPPGCAATTGIRSSDCLQGKKSALISINKVENMKGRLTSSNIDGQSLIDSGNESQANISSLPVDSFISGSHSPTEPVAICPESLHDKRKLSPTGDGYPEESKQPSPSKKKKRASSNNDDNGCKRCNCKKSKCLKLYCDCFAAGIYCADDCSCQSCLNRPEYENKVIETRKQIESRNPLAFLPKIVPQSTDRPSNNMEDAILMTPSSARHKRGCNCKRSMCQKKYCECYQAGVGCSSGCRCEGCKNVYGTKEDYVARDHVFNKERMGSRIENEPDGAFLNKLEMVASKSDLFHVSPITPSLQCSDQGKEAAKFGLHSGQHLPSSETNVDMLPSSANYNKSLENSQSVLANLETDEMLETASYDWQVDCSDVMDQSSPCDLVANILQDTPLSNPESMSSASLFTSSTKECGNIPLSQSQGRIRLISGSSLRWRGSPNTPRARLGVKHLQSLDSESRLFDIMEDETPDVLKEGLTPTKSVKANSPNQKQVSPPHSRLRGLGSSSSGGFRTGRKFILKSVPSFPPLTPCVESRDNSSEDLGNNAK